A single window of Acetohalobium arabaticum DSM 5501 DNA harbors:
- a CDS encoding PHP domain-containing protein translates to MYLTADYHTHTNYGHGAGRIKDNIRQAIQFDLDELAITEHGPASHSLTRLGVKDSLQLLEIKEEIAEYNRYFDGLNLLAGVEANVINLEGRLDVPEVILNELDIVLAGLHLWIKPDSWQAGRRIIFDNTIGYRLGLIPRGKVRQNNTQALVNAVKRYDIDIITHPGYQLDINTYRLATVCRREDTCLEINNSHQQLSADFIDTAASTGVEFAVNSDAHTAGGVGRVDSALELINEAELDLDQVINVT, encoded by the coding sequence ATGTATCTTACAGCAGATTACCATACACATACAAATTATGGCCATGGAGCTGGGCGGATTAAGGATAATATCAGGCAGGCTATTCAGTTTGACTTAGATGAATTAGCGATTACTGAACATGGTCCTGCTAGCCACAGTTTGACTAGGTTGGGAGTTAAAGATTCTCTACAGCTGCTGGAGATTAAAGAAGAGATTGCTGAATATAATCGATATTTTGATGGACTTAATCTTTTAGCAGGGGTAGAAGCCAATGTAATCAACTTAGAAGGAAGACTGGATGTACCAGAAGTAATACTGAATGAACTTGATATTGTATTGGCCGGACTGCATCTCTGGATTAAACCTGACAGCTGGCAGGCTGGAAGAAGGATTATCTTTGATAATACTATTGGATATAGGCTAGGATTGATTCCAAGAGGGAAGGTAAGACAGAATAATACTCAGGCTTTGGTCAATGCTGTCAAAAGATATGATATAGATATCATTACTCATCCTGGTTATCAATTGGATATTAATACCTATAGGTTGGCTACTGTCTGTCGAAGGGAGGATACCTGTCTGGAGATCAATAATAGCCATCAGCAGTTATCAGCTGATTTCATTGATACAGCAGCTTCGACTGGGGTGGAGTTTGCTGTCAATAGTGATGCTCATACTGCTGGAGGGGTAGGAAGGGTAGATTCAGCATTGGAGTTGATTAATGAAGCTGAACTTGATTTAGATCAGGTAATAAATGTTACTTGA